A genomic region of Manihot esculenta cultivar AM560-2 chromosome 15, M.esculenta_v8, whole genome shotgun sequence contains the following coding sequences:
- the LOC110601681 gene encoding calcium/calmodulin-regulated receptor-like kinase 1: MKGESSGLIIGISIGVVIGVLIAVLALVCFRYHRKRSQIGNSSSRRAATIPIRENGADSCTILSDSTLAPESPVKSGRNGMSLWLEGFKKNNMMAVSGIPEYSYKDLQKATYNFTTLIGQGAFGPVYKAQMSTGETVAVKVLATNSKQGEKEFHTEVMLLGRLHHRNLVNLVGYCAEKGQHMLIYVYMSKGSLASHLYSESHEPLSWDLRVYIALDVARGLEYLHDGAVPPVIHRDIKSSNILLDHSVRARVADFGLSREEMVDRHAANIRGTFGYLDPEYISTGNFTKKSDVYSYGVLLFELIAGRNPQQGLMEYVELAAMNTEGKVGWEEIVDSRLDGKFDVQELNEVATLAYKCINRVPKKRPSMRDVVQVLTRILKLRHNRRHHHRKSLSATADEVSIDLDQLEIKTPVSECHRRDESLDSADTCEV, encoded by the exons ATGAAAGGGGAGTCATCCGGGTTGATCATTGGAATCTCAATAGGTGTGGTGATTGGAGTGCTTATAGCAGTTTTGGCACTCGTCTGTTTTAGGTACCATAGGAAACGCTCGCAGATAGGCAACAGCAGCTCTAGGAGAGCGGCCACCATCCCTATCCGGGAAAACGGTGCTGATTCATGTACTATATTATCAGACTCGACTCTTGCCCCAGAATCACCTGTTAAATCTGGACGCAATGGCATGTCCTTGTGGCTTGAAGGATTCAAGAAAAACAATATGATGGCCGTCTCTGGAATCCCAGAGTATTCTTACAA GGATCTGCAAAAAGCAACCTATAATTTTACAACACTGATAGGACAAGGAGCATTTGGTCCTGTTTATAAAGCTCAAATGTCAACTGGTGAGACTGTTGCAGTTAAAGTGCTTGCAACCAATTCCAAGCAAGGGGAGAAAGAGTTTCACACTGAG GTTATGCTATTGGGAAGGTTGCATCATAGAAACCTGGTGAATTTGGTTGGATATTGTGCAGAAAAGGGCCAACACATGCTTATATATGTCTACATGAGTAAAGGCAGCTTGGCTTCTCATTTGTACA GTGAAAGCCATGAACCATTGAGCTGGGATTTGAGGGTTTATATTGCCCTAGATGTAGCAAGGGGTTTAGAATATCTTCATGATGGG GCAGTTCCTCCTGTGATTCACCGAGATATTAAATCTTCCAACATTCTGTTGGATCATTCTGTGAGAGCCAGG GTAGCAGATTTTGGGCTTTCAAGAGAAGAGATGGTGGACAGACATGCGGCTAATATACGGGGAACTTTTGGATATCTCGATCCTGAATACATATCTACAGGGAACTTCACAAAGAAGAGTGATGTCTACAGCTATGGAGTGTTGCTTTTTGAACTTATAGCTGGCAGAAATCCTCAACAGGGTCTCATGGAATATGTTGAACTC GCAGCAATGAACACTGAGGGGAAAGTGGGGTGGGAGGAAATAGTGGATTCACGTCTAGATGGGAAATTTGATGTTCAGGAGCTGAATGAGGTGGCGACTCTTGCATATAAATGCATCAACCGTGTACCCAAAAAACGGCCTTCCATGAGGGACGTTGTGCAAGTACTCACACGGATTCTCAAACTCAGGCATAATAGAAGGCATCATCACAGAAAATCCCTTTCTGCCACAGCTGATGAGGTTTCCATCGATTTAGACCAACTAGAAATCAAGACTCCAGTCTCCGAATGCCACCGGAGAGATGAGTCCCTGGACAGTGCCGACACTTGTGAAGTTTAG